Proteins co-encoded in one Populus trichocarpa isolate Nisqually-1 chromosome 10, P.trichocarpa_v4.1, whole genome shotgun sequence genomic window:
- the LOC7477193 gene encoding two-component response regulator ARR2 isoform X1: MLNLGYCKGSMSTASSGGVSDQFPAGLRVLVVDDDPTCLVILEKMLRTCLYEVTKCNRAEIALSLLRENRNGYDIVISDVHMPDMDGFKLLELIGLEMDLPVIMMSADDGKNVVMKGVTHGACDYLIKPIRIEALKNIWQHVVRKRKNEWKDLEQSGSVEEGGDRQQKQSEDADYSSSANEGSWKNSKRRKDEEEEADERDDTSTLKKPRVVWSVELHQQFVAAVHQLGIDKAVPKKILELMNVPGLTRENVASHLQKYRLYLRRLSGVSQHQSGMGNSFINPQEATYGPLSSLNGLDLQTLAAAGQIPAQSLATLQAAGLGRSTAKPRMPMPIVDQRNLFSFENPKLRFGEGQQQHLNNGKQINLLHGIPTTMEPKQLADLHHSAQSLGSMNMQLNAHGDQSGQSGSLLMQMSQQQSRGQILNETTSSQVPRLPSSIGQPIVTNAIASGVLARNGLAENGRGTGFNPVSQSSPTLNFPLNTTAELTATSFALGSAPGVPSLTSKGTFPEDISSEMKGPGGFIMPSYDIFSELQHHRSHDWELQNVGMAFNGSQQSNSLQSNVDVASSVLAHQGFSSSQSNGQGRNISAVSKPIFSAGDATSHVNAQSLGQPLNTFFAENLVRVKTERVPDANLQTTLFNEQFGQEDLMSALLKQQQQAGIGPAEIEFDFDGYSLDNIPV; the protein is encoded by the exons ATGTTGAATCTCGGTTACTGTAAAGGATCAATGTCAACGGCTAGTTCTGGTGGTGTTTCAGATCAGTTCCCGGCAGGGTTACGTGTGTtggttgttgatgatgatcCAACATGTCTTGTGATCTTGGAGAAGATGCTTAGGACCTGCCTTTATGAAG TCACAAAGTGTAACCGAGCAGAGATTGCGTTGTCTTTACTTCGAGAGAACAGAAACGGGTACGATATTGTTATAAGTGATGTCCACATGCCAGATATGGATGGATTTAAACTTCTCGAGCTTATTGGGCTAGAGATGGATCTGCCTGTTATCA TGATGTCAGCTGATGATGGGAAAAATGTGGTCATGAAAGGTGTAACTCATGGTGCTTGTGATTACCTGATTAAACCGATTCGCATTGAGGCACTTAAGAACATATGGCAGCACGTGGTTCGGAAGAGAAAGAACGAGTGGAAGGATTTGGAGCAATCAGGGAGTGTAGAAGAGGGAGGAGATAGGCAGCAGAAACAATCTGAAGATGCAGATTACTCATCCTCAGCAAACGAAGGAAGTTGGAAAAACTCAAAGAGGAGAaaagatgaggaagaagaagcagatgAGAGGGATGATACATCCACATTAAAGAAACCACGTGTGGTTTGGTCAGTTGAACTTCACCAACAGTTTGTTGCAGCAGTTCATCAACTAGGAATTGACA AGGCAGTTCCCAAGAAAATTCTGGAGTTGATGAATGTTCCTGGGCTCACCAGAGAAAATGTTGCCAGCCACCTCCAG AAATATCGCTTGTATCTTAGAAGGTTAAGTGGGGTTTCACAGCACCAGAGCGGTATGGGCAACTCTTTTATCAACCCGCAAGAAGCAACATATGGTCCATTGTCCTCGCTTAATGGGCTTGACCTTCAAACTCTTGCTGCTGCTGGTCAAATCCCTGCACAAAGCCTTGCCACACTGCAAGCAGCCGGACTTGGTCGATCAACAGCAAAGCCTAGAATGCCCATGCCAATTGTTGATCAGAGGAACCTTTTCAGCTttgaaaacccaaaattaaGATTTGGGGAGGGGCAACAGCAACATTTGAACAATGGTAAGCAAATAAACTTACTTCATGGAATCCCAACCACAATGGAGCCGAAGCAGCTAGCCGACTTGCACCATTCAGCTCAGTCCCTTGGGAGCATGAATATGCAACTCAATGCCCATGGAGACCAGAGTGGTCAGAGTGGTTCTTTGCTGATGCAGATGTCTCAACAGCAGTCTAGGGGCCAGATACTAAATGAAACTACCAGCAGCCAAGTTCCCAGACTCCCATCGTCCATAGGGCAGCCTATTGTAACTAATGCAATTGCCAGTGGGGTCTTGGCAAGAAATGGATTAGCTGAAAATGGCAGAGGAACAGGATTCAATCCAGTTTCACAATCATCTCCAACGTTGAATTTCCCCTTGAACACCACAGCTGAATTGACAGCCACTAGTTTTGCTCTTGGAAGTGCTCCTGGGGTGCCTAGTCTCACATCCAAGGGGACATTTCCCGAAGATATTAGCTCAGAAATGAAAGGACCTGGAGGATTCATCATGCCaagttatgatatttttagtgaATTGCAACACCATAGATCCCATGATTGGGAGTTGCAGAATGTAGGCATGGCCTTCAATGGTTCTCAGCAATCCAACTCTCTGCAAAGCAATGTCGATGTGGCATCATCAGTTTTAGCTCATCAGGGCTTCTCTTCTAGCCAAAGTAATGGACAGGGCAGGAATATATCTGCTGTCAGCAAGCCAATATTTTCAGCAGGAGATGCAACGAGCCATGTGAATGCACAAAGTCTCGGACAACCTCTCAACACCTTTTTTGCCGAGAATTTAGTGAGAGTTAAGACTGAAAGAGTCCCTGATGCAAACCTTCAAACTACCCTCTTTAATGAACAGTTTGGTCAGGAAGATCTCATGAGTGCGCTTCTCAAACAA cagcagcaggcaGGCATTGGACCAGCTGAAATTGAATTCGACTTCGATGGGTATTCCCTGGATAATATTCCTGTGTAG
- the LOC7477193 gene encoding two-component response regulator ARR2 isoform X2 has product MLNLGYCKGSMSTASSGGVSDQFPAGLRVLVVDDDPTCLVILEKMLRTCLYEVTKCNRAEIALSLLRENRNGYDIVISDVHMPDMDGFKLLELIGLEMDLPVIMMSADDGKNVVMKGVTHGACDYLIKPIRIEALKNIWQHVVRKRKNEWKDLEQSGSVEEGGDRQQKQSEDADYSSSANEGSWKNSKRRKDEEEEADERDDTSTLKKPRVVWSVELHQQFVAAVHQLGIDKAVPKKILELMNVPGLTRENVASHLQKYRLYLRRLSGVSQHQSGMGNSFINPQEATYGPLSSLNGLDLQTLAAAGQIPAQSLATLQAAGLGRSTAKPRMPMPIVDQRNLFSFENPKLRFGEGQQQHLNNGKQINLLHGIPTTMEPKQLADLHHSAQSLGSMNMQLNAHGDQSGQSGSLLMQMSQQQSRGQILNETTSSQVPRLPSSIGQPIVTNAIASGVLARNGLAENGRGTGFNPVSQSSPTLNFPLNTTAELTATSFALGSAPGVPSLTSKGTFPEDISSEMKGPGGFIMPSYDIFSELQHHRSHDWELQNVGMAFNGSQQSNSLQSNVDVASSVLAHQGFSSSQSNGQGRNISAVSKPIFSAGDATSHVNAQSLGQPLNTFFAENLVRVKTERVPDANLQTTLFNEQFGQEDLMSALLKQQQAGIGPAEIEFDFDGYSLDNIPV; this is encoded by the exons ATGTTGAATCTCGGTTACTGTAAAGGATCAATGTCAACGGCTAGTTCTGGTGGTGTTTCAGATCAGTTCCCGGCAGGGTTACGTGTGTtggttgttgatgatgatcCAACATGTCTTGTGATCTTGGAGAAGATGCTTAGGACCTGCCTTTATGAAG TCACAAAGTGTAACCGAGCAGAGATTGCGTTGTCTTTACTTCGAGAGAACAGAAACGGGTACGATATTGTTATAAGTGATGTCCACATGCCAGATATGGATGGATTTAAACTTCTCGAGCTTATTGGGCTAGAGATGGATCTGCCTGTTATCA TGATGTCAGCTGATGATGGGAAAAATGTGGTCATGAAAGGTGTAACTCATGGTGCTTGTGATTACCTGATTAAACCGATTCGCATTGAGGCACTTAAGAACATATGGCAGCACGTGGTTCGGAAGAGAAAGAACGAGTGGAAGGATTTGGAGCAATCAGGGAGTGTAGAAGAGGGAGGAGATAGGCAGCAGAAACAATCTGAAGATGCAGATTACTCATCCTCAGCAAACGAAGGAAGTTGGAAAAACTCAAAGAGGAGAaaagatgaggaagaagaagcagatgAGAGGGATGATACATCCACATTAAAGAAACCACGTGTGGTTTGGTCAGTTGAACTTCACCAACAGTTTGTTGCAGCAGTTCATCAACTAGGAATTGACA AGGCAGTTCCCAAGAAAATTCTGGAGTTGATGAATGTTCCTGGGCTCACCAGAGAAAATGTTGCCAGCCACCTCCAG AAATATCGCTTGTATCTTAGAAGGTTAAGTGGGGTTTCACAGCACCAGAGCGGTATGGGCAACTCTTTTATCAACCCGCAAGAAGCAACATATGGTCCATTGTCCTCGCTTAATGGGCTTGACCTTCAAACTCTTGCTGCTGCTGGTCAAATCCCTGCACAAAGCCTTGCCACACTGCAAGCAGCCGGACTTGGTCGATCAACAGCAAAGCCTAGAATGCCCATGCCAATTGTTGATCAGAGGAACCTTTTCAGCTttgaaaacccaaaattaaGATTTGGGGAGGGGCAACAGCAACATTTGAACAATGGTAAGCAAATAAACTTACTTCATGGAATCCCAACCACAATGGAGCCGAAGCAGCTAGCCGACTTGCACCATTCAGCTCAGTCCCTTGGGAGCATGAATATGCAACTCAATGCCCATGGAGACCAGAGTGGTCAGAGTGGTTCTTTGCTGATGCAGATGTCTCAACAGCAGTCTAGGGGCCAGATACTAAATGAAACTACCAGCAGCCAAGTTCCCAGACTCCCATCGTCCATAGGGCAGCCTATTGTAACTAATGCAATTGCCAGTGGGGTCTTGGCAAGAAATGGATTAGCTGAAAATGGCAGAGGAACAGGATTCAATCCAGTTTCACAATCATCTCCAACGTTGAATTTCCCCTTGAACACCACAGCTGAATTGACAGCCACTAGTTTTGCTCTTGGAAGTGCTCCTGGGGTGCCTAGTCTCACATCCAAGGGGACATTTCCCGAAGATATTAGCTCAGAAATGAAAGGACCTGGAGGATTCATCATGCCaagttatgatatttttagtgaATTGCAACACCATAGATCCCATGATTGGGAGTTGCAGAATGTAGGCATGGCCTTCAATGGTTCTCAGCAATCCAACTCTCTGCAAAGCAATGTCGATGTGGCATCATCAGTTTTAGCTCATCAGGGCTTCTCTTCTAGCCAAAGTAATGGACAGGGCAGGAATATATCTGCTGTCAGCAAGCCAATATTTTCAGCAGGAGATGCAACGAGCCATGTGAATGCACAAAGTCTCGGACAACCTCTCAACACCTTTTTTGCCGAGAATTTAGTGAGAGTTAAGACTGAAAGAGTCCCTGATGCAAACCTTCAAACTACCCTCTTTAATGAACAGTTTGGTCAGGAAGATCTCATGAGTGCGCTTCTCAAACAA cagcaggcaGGCATTGGACCAGCTGAAATTGAATTCGACTTCGATGGGTATTCCCTGGATAATATTCCTGTGTAG
- the LOC7477193 gene encoding two-component response regulator ARR2 isoform X4: MLNLGYCKGSMSTASSGGVSDQFPAGLRVLVVDDDPTCLVILEKMLRTCLYEVTKCNRAEIALSLLRENRNGYDIVISDVHMPDMDGFKLLELIGLEMDLPVIMMSADDGKNVVMKGVTHGACDYLIKPIRIEALKNIWQHVVRKRKNEWKDLEQSGSVEEGGDRQQKQSEDADYSSSANEGSWKNSKRRKDEEEEADERDDTSTLKKPRVVWSVELHQQFVAAVHQLGIDKAVPKKILELMNVPGLTRENVASHLQKYRLYLRRLSGVSQHQSGMGNSFINPQEATYGPLSSLNGLDLQTLAAAGQIPAQSLATLQAAGLGRSTAKPRMPMPIVDQRNLFSFENPKLRFGEGQQQHLNNGKQINLLHGIPTTMEPKQLADLHHSAQSLGSMNMQLNAHGDQSGQSGSLLMQMSQQQSRGQILNETTSSQVPRLPSSIGQPIVTNAIASGVLARNGLAENGRGTGFNPVSQSSPTLNFPLNTTAELTATSFALGSAPGVPSLTSKGTFPEDISSEMKGPGGFIMPSYDIFSELQHHRSHDWELQNVGMAFNGSQQSNSLQSNVDVASSVLAHQGFSSSQSNGQGRNISAVSKPIFSAGDATSHVNAQSLGQPLNTFFAENLVRVKTERVPDANLQTTLFNEQFGQEDLMSALLKQQQAGIGPAEIEFDFDG, encoded by the exons ATGTTGAATCTCGGTTACTGTAAAGGATCAATGTCAACGGCTAGTTCTGGTGGTGTTTCAGATCAGTTCCCGGCAGGGTTACGTGTGTtggttgttgatgatgatcCAACATGTCTTGTGATCTTGGAGAAGATGCTTAGGACCTGCCTTTATGAAG TCACAAAGTGTAACCGAGCAGAGATTGCGTTGTCTTTACTTCGAGAGAACAGAAACGGGTACGATATTGTTATAAGTGATGTCCACATGCCAGATATGGATGGATTTAAACTTCTCGAGCTTATTGGGCTAGAGATGGATCTGCCTGTTATCA TGATGTCAGCTGATGATGGGAAAAATGTGGTCATGAAAGGTGTAACTCATGGTGCTTGTGATTACCTGATTAAACCGATTCGCATTGAGGCACTTAAGAACATATGGCAGCACGTGGTTCGGAAGAGAAAGAACGAGTGGAAGGATTTGGAGCAATCAGGGAGTGTAGAAGAGGGAGGAGATAGGCAGCAGAAACAATCTGAAGATGCAGATTACTCATCCTCAGCAAACGAAGGAAGTTGGAAAAACTCAAAGAGGAGAaaagatgaggaagaagaagcagatgAGAGGGATGATACATCCACATTAAAGAAACCACGTGTGGTTTGGTCAGTTGAACTTCACCAACAGTTTGTTGCAGCAGTTCATCAACTAGGAATTGACA AGGCAGTTCCCAAGAAAATTCTGGAGTTGATGAATGTTCCTGGGCTCACCAGAGAAAATGTTGCCAGCCACCTCCAG AAATATCGCTTGTATCTTAGAAGGTTAAGTGGGGTTTCACAGCACCAGAGCGGTATGGGCAACTCTTTTATCAACCCGCAAGAAGCAACATATGGTCCATTGTCCTCGCTTAATGGGCTTGACCTTCAAACTCTTGCTGCTGCTGGTCAAATCCCTGCACAAAGCCTTGCCACACTGCAAGCAGCCGGACTTGGTCGATCAACAGCAAAGCCTAGAATGCCCATGCCAATTGTTGATCAGAGGAACCTTTTCAGCTttgaaaacccaaaattaaGATTTGGGGAGGGGCAACAGCAACATTTGAACAATGGTAAGCAAATAAACTTACTTCATGGAATCCCAACCACAATGGAGCCGAAGCAGCTAGCCGACTTGCACCATTCAGCTCAGTCCCTTGGGAGCATGAATATGCAACTCAATGCCCATGGAGACCAGAGTGGTCAGAGTGGTTCTTTGCTGATGCAGATGTCTCAACAGCAGTCTAGGGGCCAGATACTAAATGAAACTACCAGCAGCCAAGTTCCCAGACTCCCATCGTCCATAGGGCAGCCTATTGTAACTAATGCAATTGCCAGTGGGGTCTTGGCAAGAAATGGATTAGCTGAAAATGGCAGAGGAACAGGATTCAATCCAGTTTCACAATCATCTCCAACGTTGAATTTCCCCTTGAACACCACAGCTGAATTGACAGCCACTAGTTTTGCTCTTGGAAGTGCTCCTGGGGTGCCTAGTCTCACATCCAAGGGGACATTTCCCGAAGATATTAGCTCAGAAATGAAAGGACCTGGAGGATTCATCATGCCaagttatgatatttttagtgaATTGCAACACCATAGATCCCATGATTGGGAGTTGCAGAATGTAGGCATGGCCTTCAATGGTTCTCAGCAATCCAACTCTCTGCAAAGCAATGTCGATGTGGCATCATCAGTTTTAGCTCATCAGGGCTTCTCTTCTAGCCAAAGTAATGGACAGGGCAGGAATATATCTGCTGTCAGCAAGCCAATATTTTCAGCAGGAGATGCAACGAGCCATGTGAATGCACAAAGTCTCGGACAACCTCTCAACACCTTTTTTGCCGAGAATTTAGTGAGAGTTAAGACTGAAAGAGTCCCTGATGCAAACCTTCAAACTACCCTCTTTAATGAACAGTTTGGTCAGGAAGATCTCATGAGTGCGCTTCTCAAACAA cagcaggcaGGCATTGGACCAGCTGAAATTGAATTCGACTTCGATGG ATGA
- the LOC7477193 gene encoding two-component response regulator ARR2 isoform X3, whose translation MLNLGYCKGSMSTASSGGVSDQFPAGLRVLVVDDDPTCLVILEKMLRTCLYEVTKCNRAEIALSLLRENRNGYDIVISDVHMPDMDGFKLLELIGLEMDLPVIMMSADDGKNVVMKGVTHGACDYLIKPIRIEALKNIWQHVVRKRKNEWKDLEQSGSVEEGGDRQQKQSEDADYSSSANEGSWKNSKRRKDEEEEADERDDTSTLKKPRVVWSVELHQQFVAAVHQLGIDKAVPKKILELMNVPGLTRENVASHLQKYRLYLRRLSGVSQHQSGMGNSFINPQEATYGPLSSLNGLDLQTLAAAGQIPAQSLATLQAAGLGRSTAKPRMPMPIVDQRNLFSFENPKLRFGEGQQQHLNNGKQINLLHGIPTTMEPKQLADLHHSAQSLGSMNMQLNAHGDQSGQSGSLLMQMSQQQSRGQILNETTSSQVPRLPSSIGQPIVTNAIASGVLARNGLAENGRGTGFNPVSQSSPTLNFPLNTTAELTATSFALGSAPGVPSLTSKGTFPEDISSEMKGPGGFIMPSYDIFSELQHHRSHDWELQNVGMAFNGSQQSNSLQSNVDVASSVLAHQGFSSSQSNGQGRNISAVSKPIFSAGDATSHVNAQSLGQPLNTFFAENLVRVKTERVPDANLQTTLFNEQFGQEDLMSALLKQQQQAGIGPAEIEFDFDG comes from the exons ATGTTGAATCTCGGTTACTGTAAAGGATCAATGTCAACGGCTAGTTCTGGTGGTGTTTCAGATCAGTTCCCGGCAGGGTTACGTGTGTtggttgttgatgatgatcCAACATGTCTTGTGATCTTGGAGAAGATGCTTAGGACCTGCCTTTATGAAG TCACAAAGTGTAACCGAGCAGAGATTGCGTTGTCTTTACTTCGAGAGAACAGAAACGGGTACGATATTGTTATAAGTGATGTCCACATGCCAGATATGGATGGATTTAAACTTCTCGAGCTTATTGGGCTAGAGATGGATCTGCCTGTTATCA TGATGTCAGCTGATGATGGGAAAAATGTGGTCATGAAAGGTGTAACTCATGGTGCTTGTGATTACCTGATTAAACCGATTCGCATTGAGGCACTTAAGAACATATGGCAGCACGTGGTTCGGAAGAGAAAGAACGAGTGGAAGGATTTGGAGCAATCAGGGAGTGTAGAAGAGGGAGGAGATAGGCAGCAGAAACAATCTGAAGATGCAGATTACTCATCCTCAGCAAACGAAGGAAGTTGGAAAAACTCAAAGAGGAGAaaagatgaggaagaagaagcagatgAGAGGGATGATACATCCACATTAAAGAAACCACGTGTGGTTTGGTCAGTTGAACTTCACCAACAGTTTGTTGCAGCAGTTCATCAACTAGGAATTGACA AGGCAGTTCCCAAGAAAATTCTGGAGTTGATGAATGTTCCTGGGCTCACCAGAGAAAATGTTGCCAGCCACCTCCAG AAATATCGCTTGTATCTTAGAAGGTTAAGTGGGGTTTCACAGCACCAGAGCGGTATGGGCAACTCTTTTATCAACCCGCAAGAAGCAACATATGGTCCATTGTCCTCGCTTAATGGGCTTGACCTTCAAACTCTTGCTGCTGCTGGTCAAATCCCTGCACAAAGCCTTGCCACACTGCAAGCAGCCGGACTTGGTCGATCAACAGCAAAGCCTAGAATGCCCATGCCAATTGTTGATCAGAGGAACCTTTTCAGCTttgaaaacccaaaattaaGATTTGGGGAGGGGCAACAGCAACATTTGAACAATGGTAAGCAAATAAACTTACTTCATGGAATCCCAACCACAATGGAGCCGAAGCAGCTAGCCGACTTGCACCATTCAGCTCAGTCCCTTGGGAGCATGAATATGCAACTCAATGCCCATGGAGACCAGAGTGGTCAGAGTGGTTCTTTGCTGATGCAGATGTCTCAACAGCAGTCTAGGGGCCAGATACTAAATGAAACTACCAGCAGCCAAGTTCCCAGACTCCCATCGTCCATAGGGCAGCCTATTGTAACTAATGCAATTGCCAGTGGGGTCTTGGCAAGAAATGGATTAGCTGAAAATGGCAGAGGAACAGGATTCAATCCAGTTTCACAATCATCTCCAACGTTGAATTTCCCCTTGAACACCACAGCTGAATTGACAGCCACTAGTTTTGCTCTTGGAAGTGCTCCTGGGGTGCCTAGTCTCACATCCAAGGGGACATTTCCCGAAGATATTAGCTCAGAAATGAAAGGACCTGGAGGATTCATCATGCCaagttatgatatttttagtgaATTGCAACACCATAGATCCCATGATTGGGAGTTGCAGAATGTAGGCATGGCCTTCAATGGTTCTCAGCAATCCAACTCTCTGCAAAGCAATGTCGATGTGGCATCATCAGTTTTAGCTCATCAGGGCTTCTCTTCTAGCCAAAGTAATGGACAGGGCAGGAATATATCTGCTGTCAGCAAGCCAATATTTTCAGCAGGAGATGCAACGAGCCATGTGAATGCACAAAGTCTCGGACAACCTCTCAACACCTTTTTTGCCGAGAATTTAGTGAGAGTTAAGACTGAAAGAGTCCCTGATGCAAACCTTCAAACTACCCTCTTTAATGAACAGTTTGGTCAGGAAGATCTCATGAGTGCGCTTCTCAAACAA cagcagcaggcaGGCATTGGACCAGCTGAAATTGAATTCGACTTCGATGG ATGA